From one Plasmodium chabaudi chabaudi strain AS genome assembly, chromosome: 4 genomic stretch:
- a CDS encoding CDGSH iron-sulfur domain-containing protein, putative, translated as MKDPLEYLEHINFNTNKFPQYNHLVESCPSENEKEKIIRICRCWQSAKFPYCDDTHKVFIENGDNVGPFVAKLVSYKLSDDERLKQQKYNEKYIKIDKKITANQYSVLNNKLNYTRFMNFNTYPFNNNKFKKSMLFSFAILTSALLYDQKEKLKHLLQVNKKLFKDIEIKKDHAGI; from the exons atgaaagaCCCTTTAGAATATCTTGAGCATATAAACTTCAATACAAACAAGTTCCCTCAGTACAATCAT CTAGTAGAAAGTTGCCCTTCTGAAAATGAGAAAGAAAAGATTATACGAATTTGTCGATGTTGGCAATCAGCAAAATTTCCATATTGTGATGATACACATAAG GTTTTCATAGAAAATGGAGATAATGTGGGCCCATTCGTTGCTAAACTTGTTAGTTATAAATTGAGTGACGATGAAAGATTAAAACAACagaaatataatgaaaagtaCATTAAgatagataaaaaaataacagcAAATCAATACTCCGTTTTAAACAATAAATTAAACTATACCCGTTTCATGAATTTTAACACATAtccatttaataataataaatttaaaaaatcaatgttattttcatttgctATATTAACATCagctttattatatgatcaAAAAGAGAAGTTAAAACATCTTTTGCAAGTTAAtaagaaattatttaaggatatagaaattaaaaaagatcATGCAGGAATATGA
- a CDS encoding RNA-binding protein, putative: MKKYPLINHPPNQKGLKDQNRMGAGNNNTGKFRDAKQYNNNGSNKMNMSKMHMNNSMYNNNSGDNSMSNNNVNNGNSGNSGNTVNSIKTNNNSLGLYIDNPQNAFIFDENDLKTLFSYYKGAKTIRILNDKAAAQITFNDPNMIQQVRKDINGLTINDIGTIRCITLNEGKVIEQFLPFSANDPTNVQNKSNNGNQDSENTVDMLKKLANLLQNNGGNNNDENGSGPNDISRVNGNGGMMSNPQNGRNKNNENTNNMFAKNQVKNKTSNHSNYNNINPNFNQNNNMKNEHNDNPYATKRLSRFELIDIFGYPTEFDVMKKILGLNNCNISYVNENTNNKLSIEIKGKALNEAPIAERMHISVIGDDLVLYKKGIELLVQLLNSIYEEFCIFCNENNYEIPENLSFKRHEYMYKSDGSTKYVGFKDTWNVDNDNDNYTNDYSFKKNKNTTKNDKDKRNNNSFGGYFN; encoded by the coding sequence TCCACCAAATCAAAAAGGTTTGAAGGACCAAAATAGAATGGGGGCAGGAAATAATAACACTGGGAAGTTTCGTGATGCTAAGcagtataataataatggaagcaataaaatgaatatgagTAAAATGCATATGAACAATAGTATGTACAATAACAATAGCGGAGACAATAGCATGAGCAATAATAATGTGAATAACGGAAACAGTGGAAATAGCGGAAATACTGTGAACAGTATAAAAACGAATAACAATTCACTAGGACTATATATTGACAATCCTCAGaatgcatttatttttgatgaaaacgatttaaaaacattattttcatattataaagGAGCAAAAACTATAAGaatattaaatgataaagcAGCAGCTCAAATAACATTTAACGACCCAAATATGATACAACAAGTAAGAAAAGATATTAACGGATTAACAATTAATGATATCGGTACTATTAGGTGCATTACACTTAATGAAGGAAAAGTAATTGAGCAATTTCTTCCATTTTCTGCTAATGATCCAACTAATGTTCAgaataaatcaaataatgGAAACCAAGATAGTGAAAATACAGTTGATATGTTGAAGAAGCTAGCtaatttattacaaaaCAATGgaggaaataataatgatgaaaatggtAGCGGACCTAATGATATTTCACGAGTGAATGGAAATGGAGGTATGATGAGTAATCCCCAAAAtggaagaaataaaaataatgaaaatacaaataatatgtttGCAAAAAATcaagttaaaaataaaacatcaAATCATtctaattataataatataaacccCAATtttaatcaaaataataatatgaaaaatgagCATAATGATAATCCATATGCTACTAAAAGATTAAGTAGATTTGAAttaattgatatatttgGATATCCAACAGAATTTGatgttatgaaaaaaatattaggcttgaataattgtaatatatcatatgtAAATGAGAATACAAACAATAAATTGTCTATAGAAATAAAAGGGAAAGCATTAAACGAAGCTCCAATTGCTGAAAGAATGCATATATCAGTTATAGGAGATGATTtagttttatataaaaaaggaattgaattattagtacaattattaaattcaatatatgaagaattttgtattttttgtaatgaaaataattatgaaatcCCAGAaaatttatcttttaaaaggcatgaatatatgtataaatctGATGGGTCTACAAAATATGTTGGTTTTAAAGACACATGGAATGTtgataatgataatgataattatacaaatgattattcttttaagaaaaataaaaatacaacaaaaaatgataaggACAAGAGAAATAACAATTCATTTGGTGGGTATTTTAACTAA